The following coding sequences lie in one Arachis ipaensis cultivar K30076 chromosome B05, Araip1.1, whole genome shotgun sequence genomic window:
- the LOC107641271 gene encoding putative nuclease HARBI1, with the protein MKFTYVLTGWEGTASDSKVLKNALSRDDNFKLPREKFYLGDAGFMLKHGLITQYRSVRYHLKEYASRGPENEKELFNLRHASLRNVIERSFGVLKKRFAIITSGTEPHYDFETMTEIVLACCILHNFLMGVDPDPHLIAQVDRELQENNPEEDEVVRHEQDEDYRWGAY; encoded by the exons ATGAAGTTCACTTATGTATTAACGGGTTGGGAAGGAACAGCATCTGACTCAAAAGTTCTTAAGAATGCATTATCGAGGGATGATAATTTTAAACTTCCACGAG AAAAATTTTACCTTGGGGATGCTGGATTTATGCTGAAGCATGGATTAATTACCCAATATCGAAGTGTAAGGTATCACCTAAAAGAGTATGCAAGCCGTGGCccagaaaatgaaaaagaattattTAATCTTCGTCATGCTTCATTGAGAAATGTTATCGAAAGGTCATTTGGAGTTTTAAAGAAAAGATTTGCAATAATCACAAGTGGCACTGAACCACATTATGACTTTGAGACTATGACTGAAATTGTGCTAGCTTGTTGCATATTACATAACTTTTTAATGGGTGTAGATCCTGATCCACATCTCATAGCTCAAGTTGACCGAGAACTACAAGAAAATAATCCAGAAGAGGATGAAGTAGTTCGACATGAACAAGATGAAGACTATAGGTGGGGGGCATATTAA